One window of the Janthinobacterium sp. PAMC25594 genome contains the following:
- a CDS encoding ABC transporter substrate-binding protein: MNFKQKLLVASLVLGFSQSAFAAEPIKIGVSGPFTGGSAPMGVSMRDGVKLAVAEINAKGGVLGRSLLLIERDDEAKNERGVQIAQELINKEKVAATVGYINTGVALASQRFYQEAKIPVMNNVATGSIVTKQFADQPENYIFRNAANDTIQSGMIVHEAIENRKFKKVAILADSTNYGQLGREDLEKALEKKGVKPVAIEKYNIKDVDMTAQLLKAKQAGAEVVLTYGIGPELAQIANGMEKLGWKVPLIGSWTLAMGNFIDNAGKNGNGTRMPQTFIQDASTPKRKAFIDAYVAAYKPSGGRMPSAVSAAQGYDSIYLLAAAFKQAGGTDGPKVRAALENLTDKVEGAVTTYNKPFSKTNHEAITAEVTVFGEVKDGKVVLAK, translated from the coding sequence ATGAATTTCAAACAGAAATTGCTCGTTGCAAGTCTGGTGCTGGGTTTCTCTCAATCCGCTTTCGCAGCCGAACCCATCAAGATCGGCGTGTCCGGTCCGTTCACGGGCGGCTCCGCGCCGATGGGCGTGTCGATGCGCGACGGCGTCAAGCTGGCCGTCGCTGAAATCAATGCCAAAGGCGGCGTGCTGGGCCGTTCGCTGTTGCTGATCGAGCGCGACGACGAAGCGAAGAACGAACGGGGCGTGCAAATTGCCCAGGAACTGATCAACAAGGAAAAAGTCGCCGCCACCGTCGGCTATATCAACACGGGCGTGGCCCTGGCTTCGCAGCGCTTCTACCAGGAAGCCAAGATTCCCGTCATGAACAATGTGGCGACCGGCTCCATCGTCACCAAGCAGTTCGCCGACCAGCCGGAAAACTACATCTTCCGCAATGCGGCCAATGACACCATCCAGTCCGGCATGATCGTGCACGAGGCGATCGAGAACCGCAAGTTCAAGAAAGTGGCGATCCTCGCCGACTCGACCAACTATGGCCAGCTGGGCCGCGAAGACCTGGAAAAGGCGCTGGAAAAGAAAGGCGTCAAGCCCGTCGCCATTGAAAAATACAATATCAAGGACGTCGACATGACGGCCCAGCTGCTGAAAGCCAAGCAGGCTGGCGCGGAAGTGGTGCTGACCTACGGCATCGGCCCGGAACTGGCGCAGATCGCCAACGGCATGGAAAAACTGGGCTGGAAAGTGCCGCTGATCGGCAGCTGGACCCTGGCCATGGGTAACTTCATCGACAACGCCGGCAAGAACGGCAATGGCACGCGCATGCCGCAAACCTTCATCCAGGATGCCAGTACGCCGAAGCGCAAGGCCTTCATCGACGCCTACGTGGCTGCCTACAAGCCGTCAGGCGGACGCATGCCGTCGGCCGTCTCGGCTGCGCAAGGCTACGATTCCATCTACCTGCTGGCCGCGGCCTTCAAGCAGGCGGGCGGCACCGATGGCCCGAAAGTGCGCGCCGCGCTGGAAAACCTGACGGACAAGGTGGAAGGCGCCGTGACGACCTACAACAAACCGTTCAGCAAGACCAACCATGAAGCCATCACGGCCGAAGTGACCGTGTTTGGCGAAGTCAAGGACGGCAAGGTCGTCCTCGCCAAGTAA
- a CDS encoding porin, with protein sequence MKNKVARAMIIGAGACGGLCSAQSNVAMYGIADLGVVSESGGPGGRVLKLTSGIANGSRLGFKGSEDLGGGMTAIFTMDAGILADTGASAQGGLLFGRQAFIGLAGAAGTLRLGRQYTFIDSSLGALDPFYLGFAGRMSNVFTAGYISRVDNSITYSSPVRGGLSGELAYGFGEVPGDAAARRYMGAAATYASGPLYVRMAHQDANTLSTALVAGTARNTVLGATWDFGVVKAHGAVAVSKSTAGAATTVDSADLMLGATVPVGPHRVLFSYVRRDDRRAANGDATQIGIGYTYALSKRSTLYAAYAHIDNRNGAAYLVGNATDNGTGNQAWNLGLRHTF encoded by the coding sequence ATGAAGAACAAGGTAGCAAGAGCAATGATCATCGGCGCGGGCGCCTGCGGCGGCCTGTGCTCGGCGCAGTCAAACGTGGCCATGTACGGCATCGCGGACCTGGGTGTGGTGTCCGAGAGCGGCGGCCCCGGCGGCAGGGTACTCAAGCTGACCAGCGGCATCGCCAACGGTTCGCGGCTCGGTTTCAAGGGCAGCGAAGACCTGGGCGGCGGCATGACGGCGATCTTTACGATGGATGCGGGCATCCTGGCCGACACGGGCGCTTCGGCCCAGGGCGGCCTGCTGTTCGGACGCCAGGCCTTCATCGGCCTCGCCGGCGCGGCGGGCACCTTGCGGCTGGGCCGCCAGTACACCTTCATCGATTCCAGCCTGGGCGCGCTGGACCCGTTCTACCTGGGTTTTGCTGGCAGGATGAGCAATGTCTTCACGGCCGGCTACATCAGCCGCGTCGACAACAGCATCACCTACAGCTCGCCCGTGCGCGGGGGCTTGTCCGGCGAACTGGCGTACGGCTTCGGCGAAGTGCCCGGCGACGCGGCTGCCAGGCGCTACATGGGCGCGGCGGCCACCTATGCCAGCGGGCCGCTGTATGTGCGCATGGCGCACCAGGACGCCAACACCTTGTCAACCGCGCTGGTGGCGGGGACGGCGAGAAACACGGTGCTGGGCGCCACCTGGGACTTCGGCGTGGTCAAGGCGCATGGCGCCGTCGCCGTCAGCAAGAGCACGGCGGGCGCCGCCACCACGGTCGACAGCGCGGACCTGATGCTGGGCGCCACCGTGCCGGTGGGCCCGCACCGCGTCCTGTTCTCGTACGTGCGGCGCGATGACCGGCGCGCCGCCAACGGCGACGCTACCCAGATCGGCATCGGCTACACCTACGCGCTGTCGAAGCGCAGCACCTTGTATGCGGCCTACGCGCATATCGACAACCGCAACGGCGCCGCCTACCTGGTGGGCAACGCCACCGACAACGGCACCGGCAACCAGGCCTGGAACCTGGGCCTGCGCCACACTTTTTAA
- a CDS encoding branched-chain amino acid ABC transporter permease yields MEIFLQLVFSGIALGMIYAVIAFGYQLTFATSGTLNFGQGESLMLGALVGLSLVGTIHGGPYMSYLLMIPIVIAFGALQGVFVEWIGVRPAIKIKSEFGWIMSTIALAIIFKNVAENIWGKDDLTFPSPLSAAPFKVLGANVQPMQVAVIVGALAIMLAVELFNRKSIYGKAVVATANDRDAAGLMGINTGMVITFSYALSSATAAFAGVLVAPLTLTGATMGASLGLKAFAVAIIGGLTSGMGAVVGGLILGIAETTTGYYISTGYKEVPGLLLLLLVLAVKPSGLFGKAAIKKV; encoded by the coding sequence ATGGAAATCTTCCTGCAGCTTGTCTTCAGCGGCATCGCGCTGGGCATGATCTATGCCGTTATCGCCTTCGGCTACCAGCTGACCTTCGCCACTTCCGGCACCCTCAATTTCGGCCAGGGCGAGTCCCTGATGCTGGGGGCGCTGGTGGGCCTTTCGCTGGTGGGCACCATCCACGGCGGCCCTTACATGAGCTATCTCCTGATGATCCCCATCGTCATCGCCTTCGGCGCCTTGCAGGGCGTGTTCGTCGAATGGATAGGCGTGCGGCCTGCCATCAAGATCAAGTCCGAATTCGGCTGGATCATGTCGACCATCGCGCTGGCCATCATTTTCAAGAACGTGGCGGAAAATATCTGGGGCAAGGACGACCTGACCTTCCCGTCGCCGCTCTCGGCCGCGCCATTCAAGGTACTGGGCGCGAACGTGCAGCCGATGCAGGTGGCCGTCATCGTCGGCGCGCTGGCCATCATGCTGGCCGTCGAGCTGTTCAACCGCAAGTCGATTTACGGCAAGGCCGTGGTGGCGACGGCCAATGACCGCGACGCGGCCGGCCTGATGGGCATCAACACGGGCATGGTGATCACCTTTTCGTATGCGCTGTCGTCGGCCACGGCCGCCTTCGCGGGCGTGCTGGTGGCGCCCCTGACCCTGACCGGCGCCACCATGGGTGCGTCCCTGGGCCTGAAAGCGTTCGCGGTGGCCATCATCGGCGGGTTGACCTCGGGCATGGGCGCCGTCGTCGGCGGCCTGATCCTGGGCATCGCCGAGACCACCACCGGCTATTACATTTCCACCGGCTACAAGGAAGTGCCAGGCCTGCTGCTGTTGCTGCTGGTGCTGGCCGTCAAGCCGTCCGGCCTGTTCGGCAAAGCCGCGATCAAGAAAGTCTGA
- a CDS encoding bifunctional 2',3'-cyclic-nucleotide 2'-phosphodiesterase/3'-nucleotidase, with product MCHPLRQLPRLALLPLLLAGCGALPPAATTGPTLAASAAPAGSTATLALLETTDLHANVLSYDYYKLQAEPSIGLERTAALIAQARAQFPNNLLLDNGDTIQGTALADYQALVKPLACDQTLAIYKAMNLLKVDGGGIGNHEFNYGLAFLNQVTGNQFDVDSVDAGKPRCAGPAFPQVLANVYSVRTGQPLFAPYHIIDKQITAAGPDGKPVTSSVKVGIISFAPPTIMAWDKRWLEGRVYTQGVRETAEKFIPEMRARGAELVVAISHGGLDDSPYSPTMENGNYYLSQVPGVDAMLIGHSHQLFPNATSTVPQFNLPGVDKVKGLVNGVPTVMANLWGKHLGVIGLRLRHDGKQWLIDKSATTVEARGIQNADKSYVTPDAAIARLVAEEHAATIAYVQTPVGATDFRMSTYFADVGDVSAIEVVNQAQSGYLAAYVKANLPQYAHLPVLSMSSPFKSGSAGVSDYTDVKAGNVALNNAADLYLYPNALYGVKMNGAELKAWLEQSARRFNTIDPNKLEAQELVNTAHPSYNFDAITSADVRYQIDVTQPPGRRIQALTYKGRPVDAGQEFLIATNNYRASGGGNFPGLDGSKTVVASPDNNRELLIAYVTQEKNLTRAKNGSARSWRFAKAATKGPVVFHSAPNVIELAKAAGITTVTQLKPDDGAGKGFALYQIDLSQ from the coding sequence ATGTGCCACCCCCTGCGCCAACTTCCCCGTCTCGCCCTGTTACCGCTGCTGCTGGCCGGCTGCGGCGCCTTGCCGCCCGCCGCCACCACCGGGCCTACCCTGGCCGCATCGGCCGCGCCGGCGGGCAGCACGGCCACGCTGGCCCTGCTGGAGACGACGGACTTGCACGCGAATGTGCTCAGTTATGATTACTACAAGCTGCAGGCGGAACCGTCGATCGGCCTGGAACGCACGGCGGCGCTGATCGCCCAGGCGCGCGCGCAATTTCCGAACAACCTGTTGCTCGACAACGGCGACACCATCCAGGGCACGGCGCTGGCCGACTACCAGGCATTGGTCAAACCGCTGGCCTGCGACCAGACCCTGGCCATCTACAAGGCGATGAATCTGCTGAAGGTCGATGGCGGCGGCATCGGCAACCATGAATTCAACTATGGCCTGGCCTTTTTGAACCAGGTGACGGGCAACCAGTTCGACGTCGACAGCGTCGATGCCGGCAAGCCGCGCTGCGCCGGCCCCGCGTTCCCGCAAGTGCTGGCCAATGTCTACAGCGTCAGGACGGGCCAGCCCCTGTTTGCGCCCTATCACATCATCGACAAGCAGATCACGGCGGCCGGCCCCGACGGCAAACCGGTAACCAGCAGCGTGAAGGTCGGCATCATCAGCTTTGCGCCGCCCACCATCATGGCGTGGGACAAGCGCTGGCTGGAAGGGCGCGTCTACACGCAGGGCGTGCGCGAGACGGCGGAAAAATTCATCCCCGAGATGCGCGCCCGGGGCGCCGAGCTGGTGGTGGCCATTTCGCACGGCGGCCTCGATGACAGCCCATATTCGCCGACCATGGAAAACGGCAATTACTACCTGTCGCAGGTGCCGGGCGTGGATGCCATGCTGATCGGCCATTCGCACCAGCTGTTCCCGAACGCGACCAGCACGGTGCCGCAGTTTAATTTGCCCGGCGTCGACAAGGTCAAGGGATTGGTCAACGGCGTGCCTACCGTGATGGCCAATTTGTGGGGCAAGCACCTGGGCGTGATCGGCTTGCGCCTGCGCCACGACGGCAAGCAGTGGCTCATCGACAAGAGCGCCACCACGGTGGAAGCGCGCGGCATCCAGAACGCGGATAAAAGCTATGTGACGCCCGATGCGGCCATCGCCAGGCTGGTGGCCGAGGAGCACGCGGCGACGATCGCCTACGTGCAGACGCCGGTCGGCGCCACGGATTTCCGCATGTCGACGTATTTCGCCGACGTGGGCGACGTCAGCGCCATCGAAGTGGTGAACCAGGCGCAATCGGGTTATCTTGCCGCGTACGTCAAGGCGAACCTGCCGCAGTACGCGCACTTGCCCGTGCTGTCGATGTCGTCGCCGTTCAAGAGCGGTTCGGCCGGCGTATCCGACTACACGGATGTCAAGGCGGGCAATGTGGCGCTGAACAACGCGGCCGACCTGTATTTATATCCGAACGCGCTGTACGGCGTGAAGATGAATGGCGCGGAACTGAAAGCCTGGCTGGAACAGTCGGCGCGGCGCTTCAATACCATCGATCCGAACAAGCTGGAAGCGCAGGAGCTGGTCAACACGGCCCACCCCAGCTACAACTTCGACGCCATCACCAGCGCCGATGTGCGCTACCAGATCGACGTCACGCAGCCGCCGGGCCGGCGCATCCAGGCGCTGACGTACAAGGGCAGGCCGGTGGACGCAGGCCAGGAATTCCTCATCGCGACAAATAATTACCGCGCCAGCGGCGGCGGCAATTTCCCTGGCCTCGACGGCAGCAAGACGGTGGTGGCCTCGCCCGACAACAACCGCGAACTCTTGATCGCCTACGTCACGCAAGAGAAAAACCTGACGCGGGCGAAAAACGGCTCGGCGCGCAGCTGGCGCTTCGCCAAAGCCGCCACGAAAGGCCCGGTGGTGTTCCACTCCGCGCCGAACGTGATCGAGCTGGCCAAAGCGGCCGGCATCACCACTGTGACGCAGCTGAAGCCTGATGATGGCGCGGGCAAGGGTTTTGCGCTGTATCAGATCGATCTGTCGCAGTGA
- a CDS encoding Gfo/Idh/MocA family protein has product MKKIGWILVGASTVAREWMVDAIRQQGDAEVLAVVSRDAARGAAFAGQFGIAASYTDLDAALAHPGADAVYISTTNEWHMAQTLQAARAGKHVLCEKPLALNLDDARRMVDGCAEAGVVLGINHHLRNAATHGKVRELIRAGEIGQPLYCRVLHANNLPQHLRGWRLDAPESGGVTLDMFVHDVDTLRFLLDSEPRHVTACATSGGMTVAGLEEGLMAVIEFDNGTLVQVHDAYNAPHSLSGVEIIGSKGTIFATGVMTQRPVGSVCLTRDDGSVDIPVEHENLYVRSVRAFQRAMRGDGQPAATGDDGMRALATALAAQQASRSHQRVTLAG; this is encoded by the coding sequence ATGAAGAAGATCGGATGGATTTTGGTCGGCGCCAGCACCGTGGCGCGCGAATGGATGGTCGATGCGATCCGCCAGCAGGGCGATGCGGAGGTGCTGGCCGTGGTCAGCCGGGACGCCGCGCGCGGCGCCGCCTTTGCCGGGCAGTTCGGCATCGCCGCCAGTTATACAGACCTCGATGCGGCGCTGGCCCATCCGGGCGCGGATGCCGTGTACATCAGCACCACCAACGAATGGCATATGGCGCAGACCTTGCAGGCGGCGCGCGCCGGCAAGCACGTGCTGTGCGAGAAGCCGCTGGCGCTGAACCTGGACGACGCCCGCCGCATGGTCGACGGCTGCGCCGAAGCGGGCGTGGTGCTGGGGATTAACCACCACCTGCGCAACGCCGCCACGCACGGCAAGGTGCGCGAGCTGATACGCGCGGGCGAGATCGGCCAGCCCCTGTATTGCCGCGTGCTGCACGCGAACAACCTGCCGCAGCACCTGCGCGGCTGGCGCCTGGACGCGCCGGAGTCGGGCGGCGTCACGCTCGACATGTTCGTGCACGACGTCGACACCCTGCGCTTCCTGCTCGATTCGGAGCCGCGCCACGTCACGGCCTGCGCCACCAGCGGCGGCATGACGGTGGCCGGGCTGGAAGAGGGCCTGATGGCCGTCATCGAGTTCGACAACGGCACCCTGGTGCAGGTGCACGACGCATACAACGCGCCGCATTCGCTGTCCGGCGTGGAAATCATCGGCAGCAAGGGCACCATCTTCGCCACCGGCGTCATGACGCAGCGCCCCGTCGGCAGCGTCTGCCTGACGCGCGACGACGGCAGCGTCGACATCCCCGTCGAGCATGAAAACCTGTACGTGCGCTCGGTGCGCGCCTTCCAGCGCGCCATGCGCGGCGACGGGCAGCCGGCCGCCACCGGCGACGACGGCATGCGCGCGCTGGCCACGGCGCTGGCGGCGCAGCAGGCCAGCCGCAGCCACCAGCGCGTGACCCTGGCCGGCTGA
- the lysS gene encoding lysine--tRNA ligase has protein sequence MTTDIQEQAAAPDENKIIAERRVKLAALREQGIAFPNDFRPEHKAADLHAQYGSKTREELEAEPVTVVLAGRMMLKREAGKKAAFATLQDASGPKADGRIQIYATLDLTGEAAMAALHHYDLGDILGVTGTLFKTKTDELTIKVTQLRLITKSLRPLPDKFHGLADQETKYRQRYVDLIMNEETRRTFKARTAAISSIRRFMEKNEFMEVETPMLHTIPGGAAAKPFITHHNALDMQMFLRIAPELYLKRLVVGGFDRVFEINRNFRNEGVSIRHNPEFTMMEFYAAYTDYKWLMDFTEAVIRQAAIDAHGTATLTYGGRELDLAKPFHRLTIVEAINKYAPGYTAEQLNDAEFIKEELKKFGVKPFATAGLGALQLALFEETAEAQLWEPTYIIDYPVEVSPLARASDTVAGITERFELFMVGREIANGFSELNDAEDQSARFLAQVAAKDAGDEEAMFYDADYIRALEYGMPPAGGCGIGIDRLMMIITDSPNIRDVLLFPHLRRED, from the coding sequence ATGACTACGGATATCCAAGAACAAGCCGCCGCCCCCGATGAAAACAAGATCATCGCCGAGCGCCGCGTCAAGCTGGCCGCACTGCGCGAACAAGGCATCGCCTTCCCGAACGATTTCCGCCCCGAGCACAAGGCGGCCGATCTGCACGCGCAATACGGCAGCAAGACGCGCGAAGAGCTGGAAGCCGAACCTGTCACCGTGGTGCTGGCCGGCCGCATGATGCTCAAGCGCGAAGCGGGCAAGAAAGCCGCCTTCGCCACGCTGCAAGACGCTTCCGGCCCGAAAGCCGACGGCCGCATCCAGATCTACGCCACGCTTGATCTCACCGGCGAAGCGGCCATGGCCGCCCTGCACCACTATGACCTGGGCGATATCCTGGGCGTGACGGGCACGCTGTTCAAGACCAAGACGGACGAACTGACCATCAAGGTCACGCAACTGCGCCTGATCACCAAGTCGCTGCGCCCGCTGCCGGACAAATTCCACGGCCTGGCCGATCAGGAAACGAAGTACCGCCAGCGCTACGTCGACCTGATCATGAACGAAGAGACGCGCCGCACCTTCAAGGCGCGTACCGCCGCCATCTCGTCGATCCGCCGCTTCATGGAAAAGAACGAGTTCATGGAAGTGGAAACGCCGATGCTGCACACGATCCCGGGCGGCGCGGCGGCCAAGCCGTTCATCACGCACCACAATGCGCTGGACATGCAAATGTTCCTGCGCATCGCGCCCGAGCTGTACCTGAAGCGCCTGGTGGTGGGCGGCTTCGACCGAGTGTTCGAAATCAACCGCAACTTCCGTAACGAAGGCGTGTCGATCCGTCACAACCCTGAATTCACGATGATGGAATTCTACGCGGCCTACACCGACTACAAATGGCTGATGGATTTCACGGAAGCCGTCATCCGCCAGGCCGCCATCGACGCGCACGGCACCGCCACCCTGACCTACGGCGGCCGCGAACTCGATTTGGCAAAACCGTTCCACCGCCTGACCATCGTCGAAGCGATCAACAAGTACGCGCCGGGCTACACAGCCGAGCAGTTGAACGATGCCGAATTCATCAAGGAAGAGCTGAAGAAATTCGGCGTCAAGCCGTTCGCCACGGCCGGCCTGGGCGCGCTGCAACTGGCGCTGTTCGAAGAGACGGCGGAAGCGCAGCTGTGGGAACCGACCTACATCATCGACTATCCGGTCGAAGTGTCGCCACTGGCGCGCGCTTCCGACACGGTGGCCGGCATCACCGAACGCTTTGAACTGTTCATGGTGGGCCGCGAGATCGCCAACGGCTTCTCCGAGTTGAACGATGCGGAAGACCAGTCGGCCCGCTTCCTGGCGCAAGTCGCCGCCAAGGACGCCGGCGATGAAGAGGCGATGTTCTACGACGCCGACTACATCCGCGCGCTGGAATACGGCATGCCGCCAGCCGGCGGCTGCGGCATCGGCATCGACCGCCTGATGATGATCATCACGGATTCGCCGAACATCCGCGATGTCTTGCTGTTCCCGCATTTGCGCCGCGAAGACTAA
- a CDS encoding tetratricopeptide repeat protein: MKRQAWLLVLLLAVAPLAWAGADAVTTVTQAKALMRTGPAGQPQARVLFETAAGQGSGAAAYYLGLMLKNGMGGAQDSAAASRWLELAAQRQVAPAMFILANMLLAGDEARARFWLDAACDADYPEALLQKSVALSEGRMGYAHHEAQAALFLKMAEHAMGHRQPEP; this comes from the coding sequence GTGAAGCGGCAAGCGTGGCTGCTGGTGCTGCTATTGGCCGTGGCGCCGCTGGCGTGGGCAGGCGCGGATGCCGTGACCACGGTGACGCAGGCCAAGGCGCTGATGCGCACCGGCCCCGCCGGGCAGCCGCAGGCGCGCGTCTTGTTTGAAACAGCGGCAGGGCAGGGCAGCGGTGCCGCCGCGTATTACCTGGGCCTGATGCTGAAAAACGGCATGGGTGGCGCGCAGGACAGCGCCGCCGCCTCGCGCTGGCTGGAATTGGCGGCACAGCGCCAGGTGGCGCCCGCCATGTTCATCCTGGCTAACATGCTGCTGGCCGGGGACGAGGCCAGGGCGCGCTTCTGGCTCGATGCGGCCTGCGACGCCGACTACCCGGAAGCGCTGCTGCAAAAGTCCGTCGCCCTGAGCGAGGGGCGGATGGGTTATGCCCACCACGAGGCGCAAGCGGCCCTGTTCCTGAAAATGGCCGAACACGCGATGGGGCATCGGCAGCCCGAGCCGTGA
- the prfB gene encoding peptide chain release factor 2 (programmed frameshift): MEAERLNIISALLNDLTVREAELRRYLDFTVKSEKLEQVNEELEDPTVWNDPKRAQDLGKEKKALEAIVFTLTKADADLRDTRDLFDMAREEGDDETLEAIEQDVQEIRKVIESMEFRRMFNNPMDPNNCFIDIQAGAGGTEAQDWASMLLRQYLRYCERKGFKVEILEQSDGEVAGIKTATLKVEGDHAYGFLRTETGVHRLVRKSPFDSANGRHTSFTSLFVYPEVDDSIEIDVNPADIRVDTYRASGAGGQHINKTDSAVRMTHAPTGIVVQCQNDRSQHRNRAEAMEMLKAKLYEHELRKRMSEQQKLEDSKTDVGWGHQIRSYVLDQSRIKDLRTGFETGNTKGVLDGDIDEFISASLKQGV, encoded by the exons ATGGAAGCCGAACGCCTCAATATCATCTCCGCCCTGCTGAACGACCTGACGGTCCGCGAAGCCGAACTTCGGAGGTATCTT GACTTCACTGTCAAGTCGGAGAAACTAGAGCAAGTCAACGAAGAGCTGGAAGATCCAACCGTCTGGAACGATCCCAAGCGCGCCCAGGACCTCGGTAAAGAGAAGAAGGCGCTGGAAGCGATCGTCTTCACGCTGACCAAGGCCGATGCCGACCTGCGCGACACCCGCGACCTGTTCGACATGGCCCGCGAAGAAGGCGACGACGAGACGCTGGAAGCGATCGAGCAGGACGTGCAGGAAATCCGCAAGGTCATCGAGAGCATGGAGTTCCGCCGGATGTTCAACAATCCGATGGACCCGAACAACTGCTTCATCGACATCCAGGCCGGCGCCGGCGGTACGGAAGCCCAGGACTGGGCTTCGATGCTGCTGCGCCAGTACCTGCGCTATTGCGAACGCAAGGGCTTCAAGGTCGAAATCCTCGAGCAGTCCGACGGCGAGGTCGCCGGCATCAAGACGGCCACCCTGAAGGTCGAGGGCGATCACGCCTACGGCTTCCTGCGCACGGAAACGGGCGTGCACCGCCTGGTGCGCAAGTCGCCGTTCGACTCGGCCAACGGCCGCCACACCTCGTTTACGTCGCTGTTCGTGTATCCCGAAGTCGACGATTCGATCGAGATCGACGTCAACCCGGCCGATATCCGCGTCGATACCTACCGCGCGTCGGGCGCCGGCGGTCAGCACATCAACAAGACCGACTCCGCCGTCCGCATGACCCATGCGCCGACCGGCATCGTGGTGCAGTGCCAGAACGACCGTTCGCAGCACCGCAACCGCGCCGAAGCGATGGAAATGCTGAAAGCCAAACTGTACGAGCATGAACTGCGCAAGCGCATGAGCGAGCAGCAAAAGCTGGAAGACTCGAAAACGGACGTGGGCTGGGGCCACCAGATCCGCTCCTACGTGCTGGACCAGTCCCGCATCAAGGACTTGCGCACCGGTTTCGAGACGGGCAATACCAAGGGCGTGCTCGATGGCGACATCGACGAGTTCATTTCCGCCTCGCTCAAGCAAGGCGTATAA